In Oreochromis aureus strain Israel breed Guangdong linkage group 15, ZZ_aureus, whole genome shotgun sequence, a single genomic region encodes these proteins:
- the fam89a gene encoding sprT-like domain-containing protein Spartan: MNGKSTNGTLGGMACIEGLPPLPKSLSGLLNSSGGSWREMERMYVKKTMIQDDLSRGRNNADNLLANKPANLDAALALLRKEMVGLRQQDMSLLCQLWSLHESIQEYKGSCQDLSAASSLSMMENGYFDEDDEYYPEPGSTPTGEQPDGDIGDGMATMGAAKNGSGSGKEDSWDSFRVNI, translated from the exons ATGAATGGTAAGTCAACGAACGGCACGCTGGGGGGAATGGCCTGCATCGAGGGTCTGCCGCCGCTGCCGAAGAGCCTGAGCGGGTTGCTGAACTCAAGCGGCGGCTCCTGGAGAGAAATGGAGAGGATGTACGTGAAGAAAACCATGATCCAGGACGACCTGAGCCGAGGCAGGAACAATGCCGATAACCTGCTGGCCAACAAGCCGGCCAACCTCGATGCAGCTCTGGCTCTGCTGCGAAAAGAGATG GTGGGTTTGCGTCAGCAGGACATGTCCCTGCTGTGCCAACTGTGGTCGCTCCACGAGTCCATCCAGGAGTACAAGGGAAGCTGCCAGGACCTGAGCGCAGCCTCCAGCCTCAGCATGATGGAGAATGGCTACTTTGACGAGGATGACGAGTATTACCCGGAGCCTGGTTCCACTCCCACCGGGGAACAGCCGGATGGAGACATTGGAGACGGGATGGCAACAATGGGGGCAGCCAAGAATGGGAGCGGCAGTGGCAAAGAGGACAGCTGGGACTCCTTTCGCGTTAACATCTGA